In the Setaria italica strain Yugu1 chromosome VI, Setaria_italica_v2.0, whole genome shotgun sequence genome, one interval contains:
- the LOC101775188 gene encoding uncharacterized protein LOC101775188, which yields MRAISTAAAAAGGMLRARLRSASRVRGGGEGAGRWTTPGHEERPKGYLFNRPPPPPGESREWEDWELPCYVTSFLTVVILGVGLNAKPDLTIETWAHQKALERLQQQELAGAGAASDGDAE from the coding sequence ATGCGGGCGAtctcgacggccgcggcggcggcgggcggcatgCTGCGCGCGCGGCTCCGCTCCGCGTCACGCgtgcgcggtggcggcgagggcgcgggcCGGTGGACGACGCCGGGGCACGAGGAGCGGCCCAAGGGGTACCTCTTcaaccgcccgccgccgccgccgggggagtCGCGGGAGTGGGAGGACTGGGAGCTTCCCTGCTACGTAACCTCCTTCCTCACCGTCGTCATACTCGGCGTCGGCCTCAACGCCAAGCCGGACCTCACAATCGAGACCTGGGCGCACCAGAAGGCGCTCGAGCGCCTCCAGCAGCAGGAGCtggccggtgccggtgccgcgAGCGATGGAGACGCCGAGTGA
- the LOC101775587 gene encoding DNA damage-repair/toleration protein DRT100 — MATSSPAVATALLLLAAVLAPLAAAAAACSAADRDALLSIRAALSEARLGVFSSWSGADCCAGWYGVACDPTDGRVADLTLRGEAEDAVMAPAGRPASGVMSGYVSDAVCRLGRLSSLVLADWKQISGPIPSCVATDLPYLRILELPGNRLTGGIPPAVGSLSRLTVLNLADNQLTGAVPGSITSLASLKHLDLANNQLTGRVPADLGKLVMLSRALLGRNRLSGPIPASVSSMPRLADLDLSENQLTGAIPGGLGSAHVLTSLYLGGNRLSGGIPASLLRNSGLGILNLSQNALEGAVPDVFTPQSYFMLLDLSRNRLSGGVPRSLASAAYVGHLDLSHNRLCGAIPAGPPFNHFDAESFGGNSCLCGGPLGKCT; from the coding sequence ATGGCAACGTCATCTCCCGCCGTCGCCACGGCGCTCCTCTTGCTGGCCGCCGTGCtcgccccgctcgccgccgcggcggcggcgtgctcggCGGCGGACCGCGACGCGCTGCTGTCGATCCGCGCGGCGCTGTCGGAGGCGCGGCTGGGCGTGTTCTCGTCGTGGTCGGGCGCGGACTGCTGCGCCGGGTGGTACGGCGTGGCGTGCGACCCCACCGACGGCCGCGTCGCCGACCTCACCCtccgcggcgaggccgaggacgCGGTGATGGCCCCCGCGGGGCGGCCCGCGTCGGGGGTCATGTCCGGGTACGTCTCCGACGCCGTGTGCCGCCTGGGCCGCCTCTCCTCGCTCGTGCTCGCCGACTGGAAGCAGATCTCCGGGCCCATCCCGTCCTGCGTCGCCACGGACCTACCCTACCTCCGCATCCTCGAGCTACCCGGCAACCGCCTCACCGGCGGGATCCCGCCAGCCGTCGGCAGCCTCTCCCGCCTCACCGTGCTCAACCTCGCCGACAACCAGCTCACCGGCGCCGTCCCGGGGTCCATCACCTCCCTCGCCTCCCTCAAGCACCTCGACCTCGCCAACAACCAGCTCACCGGCCGCGTCCCCGCCGACCTCGGCAAGCTCGTCATGCTCAGCCGCGCGCTGCTCGGCCGGAACCGGCTGTCGGGTCCCATCCCGGCGTCGGTGTCGTCCATGCCCCGGCTCGCCGACCTCGACCTCTCCGAGAACCAGCTCACCGGCGCGATCCCGGGCGGCCTCGGCTCCGCCCACGTGCTCACGTCGCTGTACCTCGGCGGCAACCGGCTGTCGGGGGGGATCCCGGCGAGCCTGCTCCGGAACAGCGGGCTCGGGATCCTGAACCTGAGCCAGAACGCCCTGGAGGGCGCCGTCCCGGACGTGTTCACGCCGCAGTCCTACTTCATGCTGCTGGACCTGTCGCGGAACCGGCTCAGCGGCGGCGTGCCGAGGTCGCTGGCGTCGGCGGCCTACGTGGGGCACCTCGACCTCAGCCACAACCGGCTCTGCGGTGCCATCCCCGCCGGCCCGCCCTTCAACCACTTCGACGCCGAGTCGTTCGGCGGCAACAGCTGCCTCTGCGGCGGGCCGCTCGGCAAGTGCACGTGA
- the LOC101775994 gene encoding OTU domain-containing protein At3g57810: MRLYSPALCLRRSSMHSHTNQFQGGFTHNMALWKCSHSQSSAYHVKSSQPQSLKYFVSLMGQQFRCGLSTREGSLSVKLDMPSQEKSRISWNWKGMHQKIGGVAGGLCFGFSVTGLASAEVPIIRIKDNGESSSTSSTHGKKVYTDYSVTGIPGDGRCLFRSVVHGACIRSGRPIPNEDLQRKLADELRAMVADEFVKRREETEWFVEGDFDTYVSHIREPHVWGGEPELFMASHVLQMPITVYMHDEDAGGLIAIAEYGQQYGKEEPIQVLYHGFGHYDALQIPAKIGSKRKL, encoded by the exons ATGCGGCTCTACTCACCTGCGCTCTGTTTGCGGCGATCAAGCATGCATTCCCATACTAATCAGTTCCAGGGAGGCTTCACACACAATATGGCCTTGTGGAAATGCTCGCACTCGCAGTCAAGCGCTTACCATGTGAAATCGTCTCAACCACAAAGTCTGAAGTACTTTGTAAGCTTAATGGGCCAACAATTCCGTTGTGGACTGTCAACTAGAGAGGGTAGTCTAAGTGTAAAACTTGACATGCCTTCACAAGAAAAATCGAGAATCAGCTGGAACTGGAAAGGTATGCATCAGAAGATAGGAGGTGTAGCCGGTGGACTTTGCTTTGGTTTTTCGGTTACTGGACTAGCAAGCGCTGAGGTTCCTATCATTAGAATCAAAGACAACGGCGAATCTTCATCTACCAGTTCAACTCATGGGAAGAAAGTCTACACAGATTATTCTGTCACTG GTATTCCTGGAGATGGAAGGTGTCTATTCCGCTCTGTGGTTCATGGTGCGTGCATTAGGTCAGGGAGACCCATACCTAATGAAGATCTTCAGAGAAAACTAGCTGATGAATTGAGAGCAATG GTCGCTGATGAATTTGTAAAGAGGCGGGAAGAGACTGAATG GTTCGTTGAGGGGGATTTCGATACATATGTTTCGCATATTAGGGAGCCACATGTGTGGGGAGGTGAACCAGAATTGTTCATGGCTTCCCATGTTCTTCA GATGCCGATAACTGTTTACATGCACGATGAAGATGCGGGTGGTCTGATAGCAATTGCGGAATATGGCCAGCAGTATGGGAAAGAGGAACCAATCCAGGTCTTATATCATGGTTTTGGCCATTATGATGCTCTACAGATTCCAGCAAAGATTGGTTCCAAGCGGAAACTGTAG
- the LOC101776946 gene encoding receptor protein kinase-like protein ZAR1 — protein sequence MAAAPRALAVAVALLAALAASAAALNTDGLALLALKFAVSDDPGGALATWRDADADPCGWAGVSCAGGGGGRVAGLELANASLAGYLPSELSLLSELQELSLPYNRLSGQIPVAIAALQKLAALDLAHNLLCGQVPAGIGRLVSLARLDLSSNQLNGSLPPAIAGLPRLSGVLNLSYNHFTGGIPPEYGGIPVAVSLDLRGNDLAGEIPQVGSLVNQGPTAFDGNPRLCGFPLKVECAGGVKDEPRIPEANSGMSDPGAAAEVGRRPPKRRSSPTVPILAVIVVVAIVAGVVLQWQCRRRCAAAARDEEKESAKEKGGAVTLAGSEDRRSGGGEEGEVFVAVDDGFGMELEELLRASAYVVGKSRGGIVYRVVPGRGPAVAVRRLSEPDDGDSDGSGWRRRRAFEAEAAAIGRARHPNVARLRAYYYAPDEKLLIYDYLPNGSLHSALHGGPTASPTPLPWSVRLSIVQGAARGLAYLHECSPRRYVHGCIKSSKILLDDELRAHVSGFGLARLVAGAHKAATGGGSKKLGSAACALRGGAVSYVAPELRAPGGAPAAAATQKGDVFAFGVVLLEAVTGREPAEGEGGMDLEAWVRRAFKEERPLSEVVDPTLLGEVHAKKQVLAVFHVALGCTEPDPEMRPRMRAVAESLDRIG from the exons ATGGCGGCGGCTCCACGGGCACTGGCTGTAGCGGTGGCGCTgctggcggcgctggcggcgtccgcggcggcgctgAACACGGACGGGCTGGCGCTGCTGGCGCTCAAGTTCGCGGTGTCCGACGACCCGGGGGGCGCGCTCGCCACGTGGCGGGACGCGGACGCGGACCCCTGCGGCTGGGCGGGGGTctcctgcgccggcggcggcgggggccgcgtCGCGGGGTTGGAGCTCGCCAACGCCTCGCTCGCCGGGTACCTCCCCTCCGAGCTCTCGCTGCTGTCCGAGCTCCAGGAGCTCTCGCTGCCCTACAACCGGCTCTCGGGCCAGATCCCGGTCGCCATCGCCGCGCTGCAGAAGCTCGCCGCGCTCGACCTCGCGCACAACCTGCTCTGCGGGCAGGTCCCCGCCGGGATTGGGAGGCTGGTCTCCCTGGCCCGCCTCGACCTGTCGTCGAACCAGCTCAACGGGTCGCTTCCCCCAGCGATCGCGGGGCTCCCGCGGCTCTCCGGCGTGCTCAACCTCAGCTACAACCACTTCACCGGCGGGATCCCACCGGAGTACGGCGGGATTCCCGTGGCGGTCAGCCTGGACCTCCGCGGGAACGACCTCGCCGGCGAGATCCCGCAGGTGGGGTCGCTCGTCAACCAGGGCCCCACAGCGTTCGACGGCAACCCGCGGCTGTGCGGCTTCCCGCTCAAGGTCGAGTGCGCCGGCGGGGTGAAGGACGAGCCCAGGATCCCCGAGGCGAACTCCGGTATGAGCGACCCTGGCGCGGCGGctgaggtggggaggaggccgCCGAAGCGGCGGTCGTCGCCGACGGTGCCCATTCTCGCCGTCATTGTGGTGGTGGCCATTGTGGCGGGGGTCGTGCTGCAGTGGCAGTGCCGGAGGAGGtgtgccgcggcggcgagggacgaGGAGAAGGAGTCGGCGAAGGAGAAGGGCGGGGCGGTCACGCTCGCCGGCAGCGAGGACCGGCGcagtggcggcggggaggagggtgaGGTGTTCGTCGCGGTGGACGACGGGTTCGGGATGGAGCTGGAGGAGCTGCTGCGGGCCTCCGCCTACGTCGTCGGGAAGAGCCGCGGCGGCATTGTGTACAGGGTCGTCCCCGGCCGCGGCCCCGCTgtcgccgtccgccgcctcAGCGAGCccgacgacggcgacagcgacggctccggctggcgccgccgccgcgcgttcGAGGCCGAGGCTGCCGCCAtcggccgcgcgcgccacccCAAcgtcgcccgcctccgcgcaTACTACTACGCCCCCGACGAGAAGCTTCTCATCTACGACTACCTCCCCAACGGCTCCCTCCACTCCGCTCTCCACG GTGGCCCGACGGCGTCGCCGACGCCATTGCCGTGGTCCGTGAGGCTGTCCATCGTgcagggcgcggcgcggggcctGGCGTACCTGCACGAGTGCAGCCCGCGGCGGTACGTGCACGGCTGCATCAAGTCCTCCAAGATCCTTCTCGACGACGAGCTCCGCGCGCACGTGTCCGGGTTCGGCCTCGCCCGCCTGGTCGCCGGCGCGCACAAGGCCGCCACGGGCGGCGGCTCCAAGAAGCTCGGCAGCGCCGCCTGCGCGCTCCGCGGCGGAGCCGTGTCGTACGTGGCGCCCGAGCTgcgcgcgcccggcggcgccccggccgcggcggcgacgcagaAGGGGGATGTGTTCGCGTTCGGCGTCGTGCTGCTGGAGGCCGTGACCGGGCGCGAgccggcggagggcgagggcggCATGGACCTGGAGGCCTGGGTGCGGCGCGCGTTCAAGGAGGAGCGGCCGCTATCGGAGGTGGTGGACCCGACGCTGCTCGGTGAGGTGCACGCCAAGAAGCAGGTCCTCGCCGTCTTCCACGTCGCGCTCGGCTGCACCGAGCCCGACCCCGAGATGCGCCCGCGCAtgcgcgccgtcgccgagagCCTCGACCGGATCGGCTGA
- the LOC101777353 gene encoding uncharacterized protein LOC101777353 isoform X2 produces the protein MQVGPLQIQVTPKDQAPSSNPLLNFRPPPKKQNHWKESPRGPFHHPEPFPFHLIPRRPRHRRRRVGLRIEPPAGAASEMEAGLRLRALGHRYYSCGGFKRGGLAAARGERRRRVGTASCSPAFCSLAASGNGNGAAVGPVGSGAEVACARRMLHVVLVSPLIPGNTGSIARTCAASAVGLHLVGEGEKRLLAFTKRGTSIHSDFSYKPGDWLVFGSETKGLPQQALEDCSREGLGGGTIRIPMVETYVRCLNLSVSVGIALYEAARQLNYEQLQYQPELPEEAQGLFPAEDIYA, from the exons ATGCAAGTAGGCCCACTTCAGATTCAGGTAACACCAAAAGACCAAGCACCCAGTTCCAATCCGCTTCTCAATTTTAGGCCCCCACCCAAAAAGCAAAACCATTGGAAGGAAAGCCCAAGAGGCCCATTCCATCATCCGGAGCCGTTTCCCTTCCACCTTATCCCTCGgaggccgcgccaccgccggcggcgggtcggATTACGAATCGAGCCACCCGCGGGTGCCGCAAGCGAGATGGAGGCTGGCCTGCGGCTGCGCGCCCTCGGCCACCGCTACTACTCCTGCGGCGGATTCAAACGCGGTGGGCTCGCGGCCGCtcgaggcgagcggcggcgccgcgtggGCACGGCATCCTGCTCCCCTGCTTTCTGCTCCC TTGCTGCGAGTGGAAATGGCAATGGCGCCGCGGTTGGGCCCGTGGGGAGCGGCGCGGAGGTGGCGTGCGCCAGGAGGATGCTTCACGTCGTGCTGGTTTCGCCGCTG ATCCCAGGAAATACAGGATCCATAGCAAGGACGTGTGCTGCATCTGCAGTAGGCCTGCATCTTGTCGGG GAAGGAGAAAAAAGGCTGTTGGCATTTACGAAAAGAGGAACAAGCATTCATTCA GATTTCTCATACAAGCCAGGGGACTGGCTAGTCTTTGGTTCTGAAACCAAAGGATTACCTCAACAAGCCCTTGAGGATTGCAGTAGAGAAGGCCTAGGCGGTGGAACCATCCGGATTCCCATGGTGGAAACCTATGTCCGGTGCCTGAATCTCTCTGTCAGCGTTGGGATCGCCCTGTATGAAGCCGCCAGACAGCTGAACTACGAACAGCTCCAGTATCAGCCTGAGCTCCCGGAGGAAGCACAGGGACTATTCCCAGCAGAGGATATTTATGCATGA
- the LOC101777353 gene encoding uncharacterized protein LOC101777353 isoform X1: MQVGPLQIQVTPKDQAPSSNPLLNFRPPPKKQNHWKESPRGPFHHPEPFPFHLIPRRPRHRRRRVGLRIEPPAGAASEMEAGLRLRALGHRYYSCGGFKRGGLAAARGERRRRVGTASCSPAFCSLAASGNGNGAAVGPVGSGAEVACARRMLHVVLVSPLIPGNTGSIARTCAASAVGLHLVGPLGFNVDDTKLKRAGLDYWPYVVVKIHDSWDDFCDYFVKQEGEKRLLAFTKRGTSIHSDFSYKPGDWLVFGSETKGLPQQALEDCSREGLGGGTIRIPMVETYVRCLNLSVSVGIALYEAARQLNYEQLQYQPELPEEAQGLFPAEDIYA; encoded by the exons ATGCAAGTAGGCCCACTTCAGATTCAGGTAACACCAAAAGACCAAGCACCCAGTTCCAATCCGCTTCTCAATTTTAGGCCCCCACCCAAAAAGCAAAACCATTGGAAGGAAAGCCCAAGAGGCCCATTCCATCATCCGGAGCCGTTTCCCTTCCACCTTATCCCTCGgaggccgcgccaccgccggcggcgggtcggATTACGAATCGAGCCACCCGCGGGTGCCGCAAGCGAGATGGAGGCTGGCCTGCGGCTGCGCGCCCTCGGCCACCGCTACTACTCCTGCGGCGGATTCAAACGCGGTGGGCTCGCGGCCGCtcgaggcgagcggcggcgccgcgtggGCACGGCATCCTGCTCCCCTGCTTTCTGCTCCC TTGCTGCGAGTGGAAATGGCAATGGCGCCGCGGTTGGGCCCGTGGGGAGCGGCGCGGAGGTGGCGTGCGCCAGGAGGATGCTTCACGTCGTGCTGGTTTCGCCGCTG ATCCCAGGAAATACAGGATCCATAGCAAGGACGTGTGCTGCATCTGCAGTAGGCCTGCATCTTGTCGGG CCATTAGGTTTTAACGTAGATGACACAAAATTGAAGCGTGCAGGATTGGATTATTGGCC ATATGTTGTTGTCAAGATCCATGACTCCTGGGATGACTTCTGTGATTATTTCGTGAAGCAG GAAGGAGAAAAAAGGCTGTTGGCATTTACGAAAAGAGGAACAAGCATTCATTCA GATTTCTCATACAAGCCAGGGGACTGGCTAGTCTTTGGTTCTGAAACCAAAGGATTACCTCAACAAGCCCTTGAGGATTGCAGTAGAGAAGGCCTAGGCGGTGGAACCATCCGGATTCCCATGGTGGAAACCTATGTCCGGTGCCTGAATCTCTCTGTCAGCGTTGGGATCGCCCTGTATGAAGCCGCCAGACAGCTGAACTACGAACAGCTCCAGTATCAGCCTGAGCTCCCGGAGGAAGCACAGGGACTATTCCCAGCAGAGGATATTTATGCATGA
- the LOC101777762 gene encoding transcription factor bHLH130 isoform X1, with the protein MYGSPVSKDLNLPVQPPMTSSGLLRYRSAPSTLLGEVCEDFLQPGPRAGSPDAGAADVFSRFLADHQIRDKPHTHFPDTAALASQQQQQQQMMFHSQQQQQQMAAVESGLYRTVSSGMEAPTAGAGAGGSSLIRQSSSPAGFLNHLNMDNGYGGMLRAGMGVGFRNGASAAAAADSTAGGRLKGQLSFSSRQGSLMSQISEMGSEELGGSSPEGAGGGRGYIPGYPMSSGWEDSSSLMSESLSGMKRPRDSSEPGQSGLTQQFSLPKTSSEMAAIEKFLQFQDAVPCKIRAKRGCATHPRSIAERVRRTKISERIRKLQELVPNMDKQTNTSDMLDLAVDYIKDLQKQVKVLNESRANCTCSASKNPQYSG; encoded by the exons ATGTATGGCTCGCCGGTGTCCAAGGATCTGAACCTGCCGGTGCAGCCGCCGATGACTTCGTCCGGGCTGCTGCGCTACAGATCGGCGCCGAGCACGCTGCTCGGCGAGGTCTGCGAGGACTTCCTCCAGCCGGGGCCGCGCGCCGGCAGCCCCGACGCTGGCGCCGCCGACGTCTTCTCCAGGTTCCTCGCTGACCACCAGATCAGGGACAAGCCGCATACCCACTTCCCGGACACGGCCGCCTTGGcctcccagcagcagcagcaacagcagatgATGTTCCactcccagcagcagcagcagcagatggcCGCCGTCGAGTCCGGGCTGTACCGCACCGTGAGCTCCGGCATGGAGgcccccaccgccggcgccggcgccggcggcagcagcctGATCCGGCAGAGCAGCTCCCCCGCCGGGTTCCTCAATCATTTGAACATGGACAACG GGTACGGGGGCATGCTGAGGGCCGGCATGGGCGTCGGCTTCAGGAACGGCGccagcgcggccgccgcggccgactccaccgccggcggcaGGCTCAAGGGCCAGCTCAGCTTCTCGTCGCGGCAGGGCTCCCTGATGTCGCAGATCTCGGAGATGGGCAGCGAGGAGCTCGGCGGCAGCAGCCccgagggcgccggcggcggccggggctaCATCCCCGGGTACCCGATGAGCTCCGGGTGGGAGGACTCGTCGTCACTCATGTCCGAGAGCCTGTCCGGGATGAAACGCCCGCGGGACTCGTCGGAACCCGGCCAG AGCGGCCTGACGCAGCAGTTCAGCCTGCCCAAGACGTCGTCGGAGATGGCGGCCATCGAGAAGTTCCTCCAGTTCCAGGACGCCGTGCCCTGCAAGATCCGCGCCAAGCGCGGGTGCGCCACGCACCCGCGCAGCATCGCCGAGCGG GTGAGGAGGACAAAGATCAGCGAGCGAATCAGGAAGCTCCAGGAGCTCGTGCCCAACATGGACAAG CAAACCAACACCTCAGACATGCTGGATTTGGccgtcgactacatcaaggatctCCAGAAGCAGGTCAAG GTGCTGAACGAGAGCCGCGCCAACTGCACCTGCTCGGCGAGCAAGAACCCGCAGTACTCCGGCTGA
- the LOC101777762 gene encoding transcription factor bHLH130 isoform X2 has translation MYGSPVSKDLNLPVQPPMTSSGLLRYRSAPSTLLGEVCEDFLQPGPRAGSPDAGAADVFSRFLADHQIRDKPHTHFPDTAALASQQQQQQQMMFHSQQQQQQMAAVESGLYRTVSSGMEAPTAGAGAGGSSLIRQSSSPAGFLNHLNMDNGYGGMLRAGMGVGFRNGASAAAAADSTAGGRLKGQLSFSSRQGSLMSQISEMGSEELGGSSPEGAGGGRGYIPGYPMSSGWEDSSSLMSESLSGMKRPRDSSEPGQSGLTQQFSLPKTSSEMAAIEKFLQFQDAVPCKIRAKRGCATHPRSIAERVRRTKISERIRKLQELVPNMDKVLNESRANCTCSASKNPQYSG, from the exons ATGTATGGCTCGCCGGTGTCCAAGGATCTGAACCTGCCGGTGCAGCCGCCGATGACTTCGTCCGGGCTGCTGCGCTACAGATCGGCGCCGAGCACGCTGCTCGGCGAGGTCTGCGAGGACTTCCTCCAGCCGGGGCCGCGCGCCGGCAGCCCCGACGCTGGCGCCGCCGACGTCTTCTCCAGGTTCCTCGCTGACCACCAGATCAGGGACAAGCCGCATACCCACTTCCCGGACACGGCCGCCTTGGcctcccagcagcagcagcaacagcagatgATGTTCCactcccagcagcagcagcagcagatggcCGCCGTCGAGTCCGGGCTGTACCGCACCGTGAGCTCCGGCATGGAGgcccccaccgccggcgccggcgccggcggcagcagcctGATCCGGCAGAGCAGCTCCCCCGCCGGGTTCCTCAATCATTTGAACATGGACAACG GGTACGGGGGCATGCTGAGGGCCGGCATGGGCGTCGGCTTCAGGAACGGCGccagcgcggccgccgcggccgactccaccgccggcggcaGGCTCAAGGGCCAGCTCAGCTTCTCGTCGCGGCAGGGCTCCCTGATGTCGCAGATCTCGGAGATGGGCAGCGAGGAGCTCGGCGGCAGCAGCCccgagggcgccggcggcggccggggctaCATCCCCGGGTACCCGATGAGCTCCGGGTGGGAGGACTCGTCGTCACTCATGTCCGAGAGCCTGTCCGGGATGAAACGCCCGCGGGACTCGTCGGAACCCGGCCAG AGCGGCCTGACGCAGCAGTTCAGCCTGCCCAAGACGTCGTCGGAGATGGCGGCCATCGAGAAGTTCCTCCAGTTCCAGGACGCCGTGCCCTGCAAGATCCGCGCCAAGCGCGGGTGCGCCACGCACCCGCGCAGCATCGCCGAGCGG GTGAGGAGGACAAAGATCAGCGAGCGAATCAGGAAGCTCCAGGAGCTCGTGCCCAACATGGACAAG GTGCTGAACGAGAGCCGCGCCAACTGCACCTGCTCGGCGAGCAAGAACCCGCAGTACTCCGGCTGA